Sequence from the Collinsella aerofaciens ATCC 25986 genome:
TTAAGTCCATAGCCCGTGGCGCGCAGCGCGAGCCCCAGCGCAGCCGTCGTCTTGCCCTTGCCGTCGCCCGTATAGATTTGAACCTTGCCGACTTCCAGTGATGCCATCTCTGTCCTTTCGTGCCCGGCGTCGGTTTATCGCCGTCCGGGTTGGGTATTCTAGAAAACATTATCAACCCCAGTAGATGGAGTTCAAGCAGATGGAGATGGATGACAACAAACGTAGAAGGAATATGATCCTCTACGTGCTCATCGCCTTCGTCGTCTACCTCGTGCTCTCGACCGTTTTGTTCCCCAACATCGGTCACACGCAGCAGATTACGAAGACCGATTACTCGACGTTTGTCAAAGCGCTCGATAAGAAGAGTGTCGACAAGGTCGAGTACAACACGGACGATTACTCGATTTATTACACCAAGAAGGGCGAGGACGAGAACATCGCCTACAAGACGACCGGTGTGCCGAATGATGCGGGTTTTACCGATCGCGTGCTTGAATCCGGTGCGTCCCTGGAGTCGGTCGTTCCCGATAAAAACTCGGGTCTGATGACCTACTACCTGCTCACGCTCATCCTTCCCATGGCGATTTTCTTCCTCATCGGTTGGTGGCTCAACCGCCGTATGAAGAAGGCCATGGGCGATGACGGTCCGTCGATGAACTTTGGCGGCGGTGGCTTTGGCGGCGGCGGGCTGGGTAAGTCCGGCGCTCGCGTTATCGCTTCCAAAGATGTGGGCGTGACCTTTAAGGATGTTGCAGGCCAGGAAGAGGCCAAGGAATCCCTTAAGGAGGTCGTCGACTTTCTGGAGAAGCCGCAGCGTTACGAGGAGATCGGCGCCAAGCTGCCGCGAGGTGCCCTCCTTGTTGGCCCTCCGGGAACCGGTAAGACCCTGCTCGCCAAGGCCGTTGCCGGCGAGGCGGGCGTTCCGTTCTTTAGCATTTCGGGTTCTGAGTTCGTCGAGATGTTTGTCGGCCGCGGCGCCGCCAAGGTGCGCGACCTGTTTAAGCAGGCCAAGGAAAAGGCCCCGTGCATCGTGTTTATCGACGAGATCGATACCATCGGCAAAAAGCGTGACGGCGGCGGCTTTAGCGGCAACGACGAGCGCGAGCAGACGCTTAACCAGTTGCTGACCGAGATGGACGGCTTCGATAACCACAAGGGCATCGTCGTCCTCGCTGCCACCAACCGTCCCGACAGCCTTGACCCGGCCTTGCTGCGCCCCGGTCGTTTTGACCGCCGCATCCCCGTTGAGCTGCCCGACCTGACCGGCCGTAAGAACATTCTTGAGTTGCATGCCAAGAGCGTGAAGACGCAGCCGCCGATCGACCTGACCGCGATTGCCCGCGCCACGCCCGGAGCCTCGGGCGCCGACCTGGCCAACATCATCAACGAGGGCGCCCTGCGAGCCGTCCGTGAGGGTCGCAAGCGTGCCACGCAGGACGATTTTGAGGAGTCGGTGGAGGTCGTCATCGCCGGTCAGCAGCGTAAGTCTACGGTGCTGTCCGACCACGAGAAACAGGTCGTTTCTTACCACGAGATCGGCCATGCCATCGTTGCCGCTCGCCAGAAGGGCTCTGCGCCGGTCACGAAGATCACCATCGTGCCGCGTACGAGCGGTGCTCTGGGCTACACCATGCAGGTCGAGGAGGATGAGCGCTTCCTGACCACACGCCAGGAGGTCCTGGACAAGCTCGCTGTCTACTGCGGTGGACGTGCCGCCGAGGAGCTCATCTTTGGTGAGATGACGACCGGCGCGGCCAACGATATCGAGCAGGCCACCAAGCTCGCCCGTAACATGGTGACGCGCTTTGGTATGTCCGATGAGTTTGGCATGATGGCGCTCGGTACCGTCCAGAATGCGTACCTCAACCAGGACACGTCGCTCACCTGCGCCCCCGGTACGGCCGAGCGCGTGGACGCGATTGTCGCCAAGCTGATCGAGGATGCGCACGACCGCGCCCTGCAGATCCTGAAGGAGAACAAGTTCAAGCTTCATGAGCTGGCTCGTTATCTGTACAAGAAGGAGACCATCACGGGCGAGGAGTTTATGAATCTCCTTACGCGCGAGAATCCGCTGATGCCAAAGCAGCAGTAATACTAGTTGCGCAGTGTCAATCGCCCCATTTGAGTGTCAAACTCAAATGGGGCGTTTTGCGTGGGGAGAGTTGTATATGAAGATCGTGGTAAGTGCCTGTTTGATGGGCGAGAGCTGCAAGTATAACGGGCTCGATAACTACCATCGCGAGCTGGTCGAAGCGTGCGAACGCACGGGAACCGAGG
This genomic interval carries:
- the ftsH gene encoding ATP-dependent zinc metalloprotease FtsH encodes the protein MEMDDNKRRRNMILYVLIAFVVYLVLSTVLFPNIGHTQQITKTDYSTFVKALDKKSVDKVEYNTDDYSIYYTKKGEDENIAYKTTGVPNDAGFTDRVLESGASLESVVPDKNSGLMTYYLLTLILPMAIFFLIGWWLNRRMKKAMGDDGPSMNFGGGGFGGGGLGKSGARVIASKDVGVTFKDVAGQEEAKESLKEVVDFLEKPQRYEEIGAKLPRGALLVGPPGTGKTLLAKAVAGEAGVPFFSISGSEFVEMFVGRGAAKVRDLFKQAKEKAPCIVFIDEIDTIGKKRDGGGFSGNDEREQTLNQLLTEMDGFDNHKGIVVLAATNRPDSLDPALLRPGRFDRRIPVELPDLTGRKNILELHAKSVKTQPPIDLTAIARATPGASGADLANIINEGALRAVREGRKRATQDDFEESVEVVIAGQQRKSTVLSDHEKQVVSYHEIGHAIVAARQKGSAPVTKITIVPRTSGALGYTMQVEEDERFLTTRQEVLDKLAVYCGGRAAEELIFGEMTTGAANDIEQATKLARNMVTRFGMSDEFGMMALGTVQNAYLNQDTSLTCAPGTAERVDAIVAKLIEDAHDRALQILKENKFKLHELARYLYKKETITGEEFMNLLTRENPLMPKQQ